The genomic interval GTATCGCCGTACCGGACCTGGACGCCGCCATCACCTGGTACGCCGAGAACCTCGGCATGATCGAGACACATCGCGAGGTCAACGAGTCGCAGGGCGTGCACGAAGCCATGCTTTCGCTGCCCGGCGCCGCCGACAACGCGACTGCCATCCAGTTGCTGGCACCGCTCAACGCGGAGTCGACCATTGCCAAGTTCATCGATCGCAGCGGACCGGGTCTGCAACAACTGGCCTACCGAGTGACCGATATCGAGGCCGTCTCTACCTATTTACGTGATCGAGGTCTGCGTTTGCTGTACGACGCCCCCCGGCACGGAACAGCCGATTCCCGCATCAATTTCATCCACCCCAAGGATGCTGGCGGTGTGCTGATCGAGTTGGTCGAGCCGAACCCGAATCTTACTCACTAGTACCAAGATCGGAGCGGGAAACTTCTTCGGAATCACATTCGCGGTCGAGTCACCATGACCTTCGATGAGGCTGTAGTTTGTGTGCCATGTCGTCACCTGAGTCCGATCGCAATCGCTTCGTTGCACTGCCCTTCACCGTTGTGCGCAAGGGTTATGCGCAAGACGAGGTACGCAACTACTTCGACCGCTTCGACGCTGAACTAAGGGTCACCGCTACCGACCGGGATGCCGCCGCGGCGCAGGCCCGGAACCTCGCGAGCCAGCTGGAAGACGCGCGGGACGAGATCGACGAACTCCGGAAGGAGGTCGATCGGCTCTCCGTTCCGCCGACCACGGCGGAAGGCATGTCCGACCGCATTTCGCGCATGCTGCGCCTGGCTTCCGACGAAGCTTCCGAGGTCCGCGCCCTGGCGCAGGCCGAGGCTGCCGAGATGGTCTCGATCGCCGAGCAGCAGGCGACCGAGATGCGGGGCAAGTACGAGTCCCTGCTCGCGGAGACGAAGGAGAAGCGCGAGGCGCTCGAGATCGAGTTCGAGCAGACCCTCGCGAACGCGCGTACCGAGTCCGCCAAGATCATCGAGGCCGCGCAGGCCGAGGCCGACCGTATCGGCAAGGAAGCCGACGCCAAGCGCAAGGCGACCCAGCAGGACTTCGAAGTCACCATGGCCGAGCGTCGCACCAAGCTCACCCGCGCCATGGAGGAGCTGGAGGCCACCAGCCGCGCCGAGGCCGCGCAGCGGATCAAGGACGCGACCGACGAGGCCAACCGTCTCATCACCTCCGCCACCCAGACCTCCGAGCGCAAGATCGCCCACGCCAAGGAACTGGCCGAGGAGATGCGCGTGCTGCGCGGCCGGGTGCTCGCCCAGCTGCTCGGCATTCGCGGCCAGCTCGACTCGGTGCCGGCCATGCTCGCGGCGGTCAACCGGGAAAGCGAACTGCTGGACGGCGTTCCGGATCAGCGCAAGTCGATCGGCGGCGGCAACAAGCAGGTCTCCGGTTCGCGCACCAAGGCCATCCCCGAGGTCGCGTCCGACGATGAGGACATCGACGCCGACGAGCGTGAGAACGCCGACATCGCCTGACATCAGAACCGCACAGGCGACGACG from Nocardia goodfellowii carries:
- the mce gene encoding methylmalonyl-CoA epimerase is translated as MSTASNQRGFIPGDYVIAIDHVGIAVPDLDAAITWYAENLGMIETHREVNESQGVHEAMLSLPGAADNATAIQLLAPLNAESTIAKFIDRSGPGLQQLAYRVTDIEAVSTYLRDRGLRLLYDAPRHGTADSRINFIHPKDAGGVLIELVEPNPNLTH